The segment GAGTGGGCTGTCTGTTACGGCCTTCCAGGCCAGCTCCGGTGTGGTCGTCTTTCCGACGAAGACCGCGTCCGCCTCACGCAGACGCGCCACCGCGGGGGAGTCCTCCGTCCACGGGCCCGCCGCGTTGACCGTGCGGGAGCCCCGGAGGTTGGGCCAGCCGCGGGTGTTGAACACGTCCTTGATCGAGGTGGGAACCCCGTCCAGGACGCCGTTCGGCTCACCCCGCGCCCAGCGGTCCTCGGACTCGCGCGCCGTCCGCAGCGCCTCCTCGCCATGCACCTGGCAGTAGGAGTTGATGCGCGGGTCCTCCCGCTCGATGCGCTCCAGGACCGCGGCGGTCGCCTCGACGGGCGACAGGTCCTTCGCGGCGTACGCGGAGAGGAGTTCGGTCGCGGACATGGCGGTGGGGTCGCCGGGTTCACGGCTGGTGCCGGGGGGCTGGGGACTCACACACTTCTCCGTTCACTGCGGTTCCACTGCGGGTCAGCCATGCGGCACGTATCCGCGCCGCTTGTCCACGATGTTCCTGAGTTCCCGACCGTCGAGGTAGCGGTCCAGGTTGTCGTAGAAGAGCTGGGCGAGGTCGGCGCGCCATCCCACGGTGTCGCCGGACATGTGCGGTGAGACGATCACGCCGGGCATGTCCCACAGCGGGGAGTCCGTGGGGAGGGGCTCGGACTCGAAGACGTCGAGAGCGGCGCCGGCGATGGCGCCGTCCCGAAGCGCGGCGACCAGGTCGCGCTCCACGACCAGCGGTCCCCGACCGATGTTGATCACGCGCGTGCTCGGGCGCATGGCCCGCAGGGCGGCGTCGTCGATCATTCCGTGCGTCGCCTCGGTGAGGGGCGCGGCCAGGACCACGAAGTCGGCCTCCGACACGGCGGTGTGCAGCTCCTGTTGCGGATGCACTGTGGTGAAGTCCGGGTCGTCGGTCCGTGCCGTCCTGCCCAGACCCCGCACCGTCAGTCCCACGGCGGAGAGCTGGCGGGCGATGGCCCGCCCGATGGGCCCGGTGCCGATGACGAGAGCGCGCTTTCCGGCGACGCGTTCCGTCTCGCGGTGCTCCCACTCGTGGCGTGTCTGCCGGGAGAGGGTGCCCGGCAGGTCCTTGGTGTAGGCCAGGACGAGACCGAGGACGTACTCCGCGATCGACTGGTCGAAGATGCCCCGGGAGTTGGTGAGGACCACGTCGCTCGCGGTGAGCTCGGGGAACATCAGGTTGTCCACGCCCGCCGTCGCGGCGTGGATCCATCGGAGCTGGTCCGCCTTGCCCCAGGCGTCGACCAGCGCACGCGAGAACAGGTCCCACACCAGCAGGACGTCGGCCCCAGGCAGGGCGCCGGCCAGCTCGTCCGCGGACACGTAACGCACCTGCGCGAGGCGCGCGTCACTGTCGAGCCGAGCGGCACCGGGGGGAGCGGCGCCCCCGCTCAGGACCACCACTCGGGGGGGTGTTTCCACAGCCACGAGGTAATTCCTCCCCTTCACAACGGACAGCACACCGGATGACCTGCGGCGCGATGCCTTGACGCAGAGTTAACGATTCGGAGCCGAAGAAACCATTGACACGCTAGAGAGCAATCGTATGATTGTCAACAATCGGCGGATGTGCTCCGCGCGGTCACGTGGATGAATGTTGTCGAGTTGTCGAACAGCTTCTCCCGTCCAGGGCGGAGCGCTACTGACGAGTTCTCACCTCACCACCAGGAAACACGACGAACCGTGAACGGAGGAACCTTCCGGCGATGCCCAGATACATGTCCATCTCCCTGGAACGTCGCGGCGTGAGCTGCGTCGCGGAGCTCCTGGACAAGGAAGCTCCCCGCACCTGCGACGCGGTCTGGCAGGCGCTCCCCCTCGAAGGTCCGGCACAGCACGCCAAGTACGCCCGCAACGAGGTGTACACGATGGTGCCCCGGTTCTCCCCCGAGGAAGTCGGACAGGAGAACCCGACGGTTACCCCCATTCCCGGCGACGTGGTGTACTTCTCCTTTCCCGGTGGGATGCTCGACCGGGAGTTCAAGGAGGACAAGGGCGTCGAGCACCTTCCGGGGGTGATTGACCTGGCGATTTTCTACGGACGCAACAACCTCCTGATCAACGGCGACGTCGGCTGGGTCCCCGGCAACGTCTACGCGACCATCGTCGAGGGGCTGGACGCCATGGCGGAGGCCTGCCACGACGTGTGGCGATCGGGCAGCGTTGGGGAACGGCTTGTTTATCGCAGGCACGAGGAATAGCCACAGCGAACAGAAAAGGGCAGTCGGCAGGTCCACCGATCATTGGTGGTGCTCTCGGTCCGCGGCACCCAGAACCACCGAACGTCACGACCCCGTGTAAACACGGGGAAGTAGCCGTCCTGGACCGCGCATCGGACCTCACCACCCGTGCGCGGAACAGGACGTCGCCGCGACCAATTGTTCATGCCCCCACGGGGGCGCCAGGGGGAACCGCCAGGACGCGAACGAAGGAGGTGAGTGACCAATGCGGACCGATCGGCTGGCCGGATACCAACCGGATGAGACCGACCAGGAGGAGCGGGTCATCCAACGCCGAGCCGCTTGGACAGCGGAACCGGTGACCATCATCCCGGCCGCGGGGGAGCCGACTCGCGACAGGTTCGTCGAGTTCGTCACTCCGGTGGAGCCACCCGGCCAGTCCGGCGTGGGCATCGTGGCACCATTCGACTTCGCCCTTGATCGGGAGCTGTGGCGATGGACGCCCGACAACGTATCCCTCTACGTCACCCGCCTGCCGTACACCACGGCGCCGGTGACGGTGGAGATGGCGTCGTCGCTCGCCGATGACGAGAACGTGGCGCGCGCGACCCAGGACCTGCTCGTCCCCGAGCCCCTCGTGGTCGCCTTCGCCTGTACGTCAGGCAGCTTCATCAACGGGCGTGAGGGCCAGGCCCGGTTACAGAACAGCATTACGGGTGCCGGCGCTCCCGCCGCGGTGACCACCTCGGGCGCGATGGTCGACGCGCTCAAGGCGCTGGACGTCAGCAAGGTCGCCATCGTGACGCCGTACGTGGACAGCGTGACCGAACGCCTCCTGCACTACCTCTCCGAGCACGGCGTGGAGAGCGTGTCCAGCGTCGGTCTGGGTCTGCTGAACCACATCTGGCGGGTCAGCTACTCCGAGGTCGTCCAGGCGGTCCGCGACGTGGACCGCCCCGAGGCCGAGGCGGTGTTCATTAGCTGTACCAACGTACTGACCTACGACATCATCGCTCCGCTCGAGCGGATGTTGGGAAAACCCGTCCTCACCGCCAACCAGGTGACCATGTGGGGCGCGCTGAACACCATCGGTCGCCAGGCGATCGGGTACGAGCAGCGGCTCATCGAGGACACAGCTCAGACGGACGTCTGAGAACCGAGTAGGACGACCGGGCGGAACACACTGCCCGGTCCGTTTGTGACCGGTCCTTACCGAGCGACCGGTCACCCATCAGCGTGAAGGGAGACCGCGTGGGCACCACGAGTCAGACGATCGGGTTCCTCTACCCCGGATACAGCGCCGAGGACGACTACCCCGCCTACCAGGAACTTCTCGGTGGGACACCCGAGCTGCGCGTCGTGCACACACTGATGCGCGAGGACGCGCACCGCGTGGACGCGCTCCTCGACGTCGGCGGTGCCGACGTGCTCGCCGAGGGCGCACGTCAGCTCACGGGCGCCGCGGCGGTGGTCTGGGCCTGCACCAGCGGAAGCTTCGTCTTCGGATGGCAGGGGGCCGAGGAGCAGGTCGCCGGCGTGGCCGACGCGTCGGGGGTTCCCGCCTCCAGCACGTCGTTCGCCTTCGTGAACGCGGCCCGACACCTCGGCGTCCGACGTGTCGCGGTCGCCGCCACCTACCCGGAGGACGTCGCGGGACACTTCCGGGAGTTCCTCGCCACCGCCGGCATCGAGGTCCTGTCCCTCTCCAGCCGTGGGATCGTCACCGCGGCCGAGGTCGGACTGCTGGAGCGGGCCGACGTCATCGACTTCATCAGTGAGAACGACCACCCTGAGGCCGACGCCGTCCTCGTCCCGGACACGGCGCTGCACAGCGCGGGCCTCCTCGCCGATGCGGAGAAGCGGCTCGGCAAGCCCATCCTCACCGCGAACCAGGTGAGTGTGTGGGAGGGAATGCGTCTGGCGGGCGAACCCCTCCAGCGGGACGGACTCGGTCAGCTCTTCGCCAGTGAGGCCCCGGCCGCCACCACGGCGGTACTGCCGGGCTGACCGTCACTCAACTACCAACCGACGAAGGCAATCCGGACAAACCGGTAATTTAGGACAATAAGGCAGGTGATGGAATGTTATGAGTGCTCCTGGAAATCTTGTCCCCGTCCCCCGGAAGTCCACGGCCGCGCTGATCGCCGATCAGTTGCGGGCGGCGATCATGAGCGGTGTCCTGGCTCCCGGGGACCAACTGGGCGAGACGGAGCTCGCGACTCGGCTCGGCGTGAGCCGTGGCCCCCTGCGCGAGGCAATGCAACGTCTCGTCCAGGAAGGACTGCTGCGTTCGGAACGACACCGGGGGCTGTTCGTCATCGATCTGACGCACAACGACGTACGGGACATCTACACCGCCCGATTGGCAGTGGAACGCTGTGCCTGCGAACTGGTGATGCGCGGCAACCGCGGCGAGGCCGTCGCACGGCTCACCGAGGCGCTCACCCGACTCCGGGAGGCCGCCCGAACCAGGGACCGGCTCGCCATGAGCGAGGCCGACCAGGCGTTCCACCAGACCCTCGTGAGTTCCTCGGGTAACTCCCGACTGGAACGCATGACCGAGACCCTGCTCGTGGAGACACGGATGTGCCTCACCGCGATGCAGAAGGTCTACCCCGAGCCCGCGGAACTCGTGGAGGAGCACGAGAAGCTCGTCGACGCCATCTCCGACGGCGACGAGGAGCTTCTTCTGCGCCTCATCGAGGAACACATGACTGACACCGTGCAGCGCATGAACCTACGCCACGACGACCAGCAGGCCAGTTGACGGGAGGGGCACCCCGCACACCACGCGGGGTGCCCCCTTTCACGTTCTCGCCCCGTTCGATCGGTCGCCTGGACGGAACCGGCTCCCCTCTCCGGAGAGCCGGTCCATCAGTGTCACCGTTCCGGGGTCAGACGTTCCCGATCCCGACGTACTTCAGGTCCAGGAACTCGTCGATCCCGACCCGGCCTCCCTCGCGGCCGAGGCCCGACTGCTTCACCCCACCGAAGGGCGCGGCCGGGTTGGACACCACTCCCTGGTTGAGGCCGACCATTCCGGTCTCCAACGCCTCGCTGACCCGCAGGGACCGCGCGAGGTCCTGCGTGAAGACGTAGCTCACCAGACCGAACTCGGTGTCGTTGGCGAGCGTGATCGCCTCCTCCTCCGAGTCGAAGGTGAGAACCGGAGCCACAGGGCCGAAGATCTCGGTGGTCGACAGCTTGCTGGAGGGTTGGACGTCAGCGAGAACGGTCGGACGGTAGTAGTACCCGTCACCGTCGCCCCGCTCACCGCCGACCAGCACCCGCGCCCCGCGCTCGACCGCGTCGTCCACCAGCCCCTGCACCTTGTCCAACGCGGCGGAGTCGATCAGCGGACCGACCTGGACACCGTCCTCGGTGCCGCGCCCGACAGTGAGGGCCCCCATCCGCGCGCTCAGCCGCGTGGAGAACTCCTCGGCGACGCTGGAGTGCACGTAGATACGGTTGGCGGCGGTGCACGCCTCACCGATGTTGCGCATCTTGGCCTGCATCGCGCCCTCGACCGCGGCGTCGAGGTCGGCGTCCTCGAACACCAGGAACGGCGCGTTCCCGCCCAGTTCCATGGACGTACGCAGAACCTTCTCCGAGGCCTGCCCCAGCAGCAGTCGCCCGACGGCGGTGGAGCCGGTGAACGACAGTTTCCGGATCCGCCCGTCCTTGATCAGCGGTTCGCTGACCTCTCCGGCGCTCGTCGTCGGCAGGACGCTCAGCACGCCCTCGGGCAGCCCGGCCTCGCGCAGGATGTCGGCGAGGGCCAGCGCGGACAGCGGGGTCTGCTGCGCCGGCTTCAGCACCATGGTGCAGCCGGCGGCCACGGCCGGTCCGATCTTCCGCGTCCCCATGGCCATGGGGAAGTTCCACGGAGTGATCAGCAGGCAGGGGCCGACCGGCTGACGCATGAGAAGAAAACGCGACTGGCCATTTGGGGCGACCGAATAGCCACCATCGATGCGGACCGCTTCCTCGGCGAACCACCGGAAGAACTCCGCGGAGTAGGCGATCTCACCCTTGGCCTCGGCCAGGGGCTTGCCCATCTCCAACGTCATCAGCAGGGCGAGGTCGTCCTGCCGCTCCAACAGGAGGTCGTAGGCACGGCTGAGGATCTCGCCGCGCTGGCGCGGTGGATACTTGGCCCAACTGTCCTGGGTCGCGGCGGCGATGTCGAGGGCGGCGCGGGCGTCCGCCTCACCGGCGTCGGCCACCTCACACAAGGTTCGTCCGGTGGAGGGGTCCTCGACGGCGAACGTCCGCCCGGTCGAGGCGTCCCGCCACTGACCGCCCATGAAGAGCTGCTTTGATACCTGGTCGACGACCACGGATTCACGTTCCGTCACTGCCATGCCCAACCCTTTCCAGCAGCGTCGGGGAAACATCCCAGTTCAGGCCCGGATTTACGGGTTACCAGGGAGTTTCCTGGACACGATGTCTGTCGCGTTCGCGATGCACGCAGTATATTGTCAACAATCCTACTAACCGTTGGGAACGAGGTTCGAGAATGGCTGAGGAGACGGCCCAGCTCTCCGCGCGACTGAAGCAGGCTACGCCGGTGCTCGCCGCTCGCGGCGAGGGCGTGTATCTGTACGACGAGGACGATCGTCGCTACCTCGATTTCACGGCAGGAATCGGGGTCACGAGCACTGGACACTGCCACCCCCGGGTGGTCGAGGCCGCGCAGAACCAGGTCGCCACGCTGATCCACGGCCAGTACACCACGGTTATGCACCGTCCCCTCCTGAAGCTCACCGAACGACTCGGCGAGGTTCTTCCGGCCGGCATCAACCGCCTGTTCTACGTCAACTCCGGCAGTGAGGCCGTGGAGGCCGCGCTGCGCCTCGCCCGTCAGGCGACCGGCCGGCAGAACGCGATCGTGTTCCAGGGGTCCTTCCACGGGCGCACGATGGCCGCGGCGTCGCTGACCACCTCGGGGGTCAAGATCCGGGCCGGGATCGGCCCGCTGATGCCGGGAGTCGCCGTCTCCCCGTTCCCCTACGCCTACCGGCTGGGAATGACGGAGGACGAGGCGACCGAGTACGCGCTGCGGGAGCTGGACTACCTGTTCGCCACGGTGAGCGCGCCGCAGGACACCGCCGCGTTCTTCATCGAGCCGGTCCTCGGCGAGGGCGGATACGTCCCGGTGCCGCCCGCCTTCCTGCAGGGACTACGGGAGCGGGCCGAGCGACACGGGATCCTGCTGGTCGCGGACGAGGTCCAGACGGGATTCGGACGCACCGGAACCTTCTGGGGGCACGAGCACGCCGGCATCAGCCCTGACGTGGTGATCACCGCGAAGGGTCTGGCCAGTGGCTTCCCGATCTCGGCCATCGCCGCCCCGGCGGACATCATGGACAAGGCATGGCCGGGCTCCCAGGGAGGCACCTACGGCGGAAACGCGGTCGCGTGCGCTGCCGCGCTCGCCACCCTGGACGTGATCCAGGACGAGAAGCTGGTGGAGAACGCCGCCCAGATGGGCCGTCGACTGCGCCAGGGTCTGGAGAAGGTCGCCTCCACGAGCCCGGTCATCGGGGACGTCCGGGGAATCGGCCTCATGCAGGCGTCGGAGTTCGTGGACGCCGACGGCCAGCCCGACGCGGACTCCGCCACCCGTGCCCACAAGGCCGCCGCCGACGCCGGCCTCCTCCTGCTGACCTGTGGTCCCCACGGCAACGTGGTCCGCATGATCCCCCCCCTGGTCGTCAACGCCGACCAGGTCGACGCCGCCGTCCAGATCTGGGACGACGCCGTCAACGGCCTGTGACCCACAGCCCGAACCAGTCGAACCCCCATGGCTCCCACCCAGAGCCGGCGGCGAAGACACCGAGTGCCCCTGGTGACACCCACCAGGGGCACTCCCCTATCCCGTCCCACCGCCACCCCGACGGCGGCGGTTACGCCGGAATAATGTGGTGTCAGCCCACTGTGCGCCCGTGGTAAAGTTGTCACCGTTGCCAGTTGGCGCAGGTCAACCGGCAGAACAACTGCACTCGTAGCTCAACGGATAGAGCATCTGACTACGGATCAGAAGGTTGGGGGTTCGAATCCTCCCGAGTGCGCCGCCTTGAGACAGCGCGACGAAGGCCCCGAGCAGAGGAAACTCACTCGGGGCCTTCGTCGTTTCGCGTCCGGCCCTGGGTCCTGGGTAGATCCCTCGCATGGACACTGGAGCGATGGGCGCGCAGGAGTTCGAGGACCTGGTCAGTGCGTCGTTCGCCGAGTTGCCCGCATGGGTACGGAGAGCGGTGTCGGACGTGGCGCTGATGACGGATGACGACCCGCCCGCTGACTGGACTGGTCCCGGCCAGCTCTTGGGGCGGTTCTCCGGGGTTCCGACGACGGCACGCGGTGAGCGCGCCGGCGGGAGCCTGCCCAACCGCATTGAGCTCTACCGCGTTCCGATTCTGCGAGTGTCCCACTCCCGCATGGAGGTGGTGGAGCAGATTCGTCGAGTGCTCCGGCACGAGATCGGCCACGCTCTTGGCCTGGGAGACGAGCGCCTCCGGGAGCTTGACTACTGACCGACGGCCCTCCCTCCGGGAGCTCACACCCGCTCACCCGGCTTTCTCGACCTCGACGA is part of the Spiractinospora alimapuensis genome and harbors:
- a CDS encoding maleate cis-trans isomerase family protein → MGTTSQTIGFLYPGYSAEDDYPAYQELLGGTPELRVVHTLMREDAHRVDALLDVGGADVLAEGARQLTGAAAVVWACTSGSFVFGWQGAEEQVAGVADASGVPASSTSFAFVNAARHLGVRRVAVAATYPEDVAGHFREFLATAGIEVLSLSSRGIVTAAEVGLLERADVIDFISENDHPEADAVLVPDTALHSAGLLADAEKRLGKPILTANQVSVWEGMRLAGEPLQRDGLGQLFASEAPAATTAVLPG
- a CDS encoding GntR family transcriptional regulator — encoded protein: MSAPGNLVPVPRKSTAALIADQLRAAIMSGVLAPGDQLGETELATRLGVSRGPLREAMQRLVQEGLLRSERHRGLFVIDLTHNDVRDIYTARLAVERCACELVMRGNRGEAVARLTEALTRLREAARTRDRLAMSEADQAFHQTLVSSSGNSRLERMTETLLVETRMCLTAMQKVYPEPAELVEEHEKLVDAISDGDEELLLRLIEEHMTDTVQRMNLRHDDQQAS
- a CDS encoding D-2-hydroxyacid dehydrogenase, producing the protein MAVETPPRVVVLSGGAAPPGAARLDSDARLAQVRYVSADELAGALPGADVLLVWDLFSRALVDAWGKADQLRWIHAATAGVDNLMFPELTASDVVLTNSRGIFDQSIAEYVLGLVLAYTKDLPGTLSRQTRHEWEHRETERVAGKRALVIGTGPIGRAIARQLSAVGLTVRGLGRTARTDDPDFTTVHPQQELHTAVSEADFVVLAAPLTEATHGMIDDAALRAMRPSTRVINIGRGPLVVERDLVAALRDGAIAGAALDVFESEPLPTDSPLWDMPGVIVSPHMSGDTVGWRADLAQLFYDNLDRYLDGRELRNIVDKRRGYVPHG
- a CDS encoding DUF3830 family protein, with the protein product MSISLERRGVSCVAELLDKEAPRTCDAVWQALPLEGPAQHAKYARNEVYTMVPRFSPEEVGQENPTVTPIPGDVVYFSFPGGMLDREFKEDKGVEHLPGVIDLAIFYGRNNLLINGDVGWVPGNVYATIVEGLDAMAEACHDVWRSGSVGERLVYRRHEE
- a CDS encoding NAD-dependent succinate-semialdehyde dehydrogenase; amino-acid sequence: MAVTERESVVVDQVSKQLFMGGQWRDASTGRTFAVEDPSTGRTLCEVADAGEADARAALDIAAATQDSWAKYPPRQRGEILSRAYDLLLERQDDLALLMTLEMGKPLAEAKGEIAYSAEFFRWFAEEAVRIDGGYSVAPNGQSRFLLMRQPVGPCLLITPWNFPMAMGTRKIGPAVAAGCTMVLKPAQQTPLSALALADILREAGLPEGVLSVLPTTSAGEVSEPLIKDGRIRKLSFTGSTAVGRLLLGQASEKVLRTSMELGGNAPFLVFEDADLDAAVEGAMQAKMRNIGEACTAANRIYVHSSVAEEFSTRLSARMGALTVGRGTEDGVQVGPLIDSAALDKVQGLVDDAVERGARVLVGGERGDGDGYYYRPTVLADVQPSSKLSTTEIFGPVAPVLTFDSEEEAITLANDTEFGLVSYVFTQDLARSLRVSEALETGMVGLNQGVVSNPAAPFGGVKQSGLGREGGRVGIDEFLDLKYVGIGNV
- a CDS encoding aspartate aminotransferase family protein, translating into MAEETAQLSARLKQATPVLAARGEGVYLYDEDDRRYLDFTAGIGVTSTGHCHPRVVEAAQNQVATLIHGQYTTVMHRPLLKLTERLGEVLPAGINRLFYVNSGSEAVEAALRLARQATGRQNAIVFQGSFHGRTMAAASLTTSGVKIRAGIGPLMPGVAVSPFPYAYRLGMTEDEATEYALRELDYLFATVSAPQDTAAFFIEPVLGEGGYVPVPPAFLQGLRERAERHGILLVADEVQTGFGRTGTFWGHEHAGISPDVVITAKGLASGFPISAIAAPADIMDKAWPGSQGGTYGGNAVACAAALATLDVIQDEKLVENAAQMGRRLRQGLEKVASTSPVIGDVRGIGLMQASEFVDADGQPDADSATRAHKAAADAGLLLLTCGPHGNVVRMIPPLVVNADQVDAAVQIWDDAVNGL
- a CDS encoding metallopeptidase family protein, giving the protein MDTGAMGAQEFEDLVSASFAELPAWVRRAVSDVALMTDDDPPADWTGPGQLLGRFSGVPTTARGERAGGSLPNRIELYRVPILRVSHSRMEVVEQIRRVLRHEIGHALGLGDERLRELDY
- a CDS encoding maleate cis-trans isomerase family protein gives rise to the protein MRTDRLAGYQPDETDQEERVIQRRAAWTAEPVTIIPAAGEPTRDRFVEFVTPVEPPGQSGVGIVAPFDFALDRELWRWTPDNVSLYVTRLPYTTAPVTVEMASSLADDENVARATQDLLVPEPLVVAFACTSGSFINGREGQARLQNSITGAGAPAAVTTSGAMVDALKALDVSKVAIVTPYVDSVTERLLHYLSEHGVESVSSVGLGLLNHIWRVSYSEVVQAVRDVDRPEAEAVFISCTNVLTYDIIAPLERMLGKPVLTANQVTMWGALNTIGRQAIGYEQRLIEDTAQTDV